CGTGCGATTGAGAGTGGAATTCACGACCGAACCGTTCGATCTCGACGAGGCCCCGCCGCACGCGGTGGTGGCCCGTGAGGTGGTCCAGGGCGCCGCGCTGGACGCCGTCGACGTCGGCCCGTTCGGCAACACCGCCGAGGGCGGGGCCGAGGCCGTGCTGGCGGCGGTGGACGAGCTGGTGCGCGAGTCGCTCCGGGTCGGTGCCACCCGGGTGTCGCTGCAGATCAACGTGGTTCCGGAGGACGGCGCGTGACGGACTCGGCGGCGGGCTCCTTCCGCGACGCGGTCAGACCGCTCGTCGAGGCCATGGGCGGGGAGATGGTCGACCCGGAGCGGGCCGAGGGCGACGACGTCGTGCTGTCCTGGGAGGGCCGCCCGGTCGTGGCCGTGCGGCTGCCCCATCTGTCCGACTCGCTGGACCACATACTCGCCGAGCTGGAACGCCGTCACGGCATGCCGCTCGCGGACCTGGACCGCAAGACCAAGCAGTCG
The window above is part of the Streptomyces syringium genome. Proteins encoded here:
- a CDS encoding helix-turn-helix domain-containing protein; amino-acid sequence: MGGEMVDPERAEGDDVVLSWEGRPVVAVRLPHLSDSLDHILAELERRHGMPLADLDRKTKQSVVRVLEQRGAFSVRHGVETVAVALGVSRFTVYNYLNRENAARGGSGGDAG